A section of the Spirosoma pollinicola genome encodes:
- a CDS encoding OmpA family protein — protein MLFLTVDHPLTGLLKALTLAIRPKRVQRLIGFLLALSTCTQAQVVAQEPSGKAMMLPVSITILYFDQSSPMLRPRVKTTLDSLARLLINQPTLSATLTGYTDDVGKRELNLILAEKRTKAVAMYLTQRGVPADQIIARWEGPDKDALADDPKAVKTIGRRVAVQLLPR, from the coding sequence ATGCTGTTTTTGACCGTAGACCATCCGTTAACCGGATTGCTTAAAGCGTTGACCTTAGCTATTCGACCTAAGCGTGTCCAAAGGTTAATTGGTTTTCTATTGGCGCTAAGCACCTGTACTCAGGCGCAGGTAGTAGCTCAGGAACCGTCCGGAAAAGCGATGATGCTCCCGGTGAGTATCACCATTCTATACTTTGATCAAAGCAGCCCTATGCTGCGCCCCAGGGTAAAAACAACCCTTGATTCGCTGGCCCGGCTGTTGATAAACCAGCCTACGTTAAGCGCAACTCTGACTGGTTACACCGACGATGTAGGTAAGCGTGAGTTGAACCTGATTCTGGCCGAGAAGCGTACCAAAGCCGTTGCGATGTATTTAACGCAGCGGGGTGTGCCTGCCGATCAGATTATTGCTCGCTGGGAAGGGCCTGATAAAGACGCATTAGCGGATGACCCGAAGGCGGTAAAAACAATTGGTCGGCGAGTTGCTGTTCAGCTTTTACCGAGGTGA
- a CDS encoding glycoside hydrolase family 130 protein, translated as MTKRLPLLFLFLPGMLLAQPKPEKPWMLGPFQKENAYNPILDAKASTVFYCPVQKKDVRWEEKDVYNPAAVVRNNKVYMIYRAEDTVRAVGGTSRLGLAVSNDGIHFKRMPKPVFYPDNDAMKKYEWQGGCEDPRIVESPNGVYIMTYTSYDGDKARLCVATSRDLITWNKQGLIFGEFENGNYRNSWSKSGAIVCKRIGSRLVAQKINGKYWMYWGDKPQLRIATSDDLLHWTPLESSTGQPMVAAESRKGKHDFRLIEPGPFAMLTPKGILLIYNGMNDAKNGDVTLPEGAYAGGQLLFDANDPTKLLDRSENHFIKPDQPYEMVGQVNQVCFLEGMVPFRGKWFLYYGTADSKIGVAVAKQ; from the coding sequence ATGACAAAGCGTTTACCATTATTATTTCTTTTCCTGCCGGGCATGCTCCTGGCACAGCCGAAACCCGAAAAACCCTGGATGCTTGGCCCGTTTCAAAAAGAGAATGCCTACAATCCCATTTTAGACGCCAAAGCCAGCACTGTTTTCTATTGCCCGGTGCAGAAGAAAGACGTTCGCTGGGAAGAAAAGGACGTGTATAATCCGGCAGCCGTAGTACGCAACAATAAGGTGTACATGATCTACCGGGCTGAAGATACCGTTCGGGCGGTGGGGGGAACCTCTCGTTTGGGACTGGCTGTGAGTAACGATGGAATTCATTTCAAACGCATGCCCAAGCCCGTATTTTATCCCGATAATGATGCCATGAAAAAGTACGAGTGGCAGGGGGGTTGCGAAGATCCACGTATTGTGGAAAGCCCCAACGGCGTGTATATTATGACCTATACGTCTTACGATGGCGATAAGGCCCGGCTTTGTGTGGCGACATCACGCGATCTGATAACCTGGAACAAACAGGGGCTAATTTTCGGCGAGTTCGAGAATGGAAACTACCGCAATAGCTGGTCGAAATCGGGGGCTATCGTTTGTAAACGCATTGGAAGCCGTCTGGTGGCACAGAAAATAAACGGTAAATACTGGATGTATTGGGGTGACAAACCTCAGCTTCGTATCGCTACTTCCGATGACCTGCTGCACTGGACACCCCTCGAATCCAGCACCGGCCAACCAATGGTAGCGGCTGAGTCGCGCAAAGGAAAACACGACTTCCGATTGATCGAACCGGGACCCTTCGCCATGCTGACACCCAAAGGGATTCTGTTGATTTATAACGGCATGAACGACGCGAAGAACGGCGATGTAACTCTGCCCGAAGGCGCTTATGCGGGTGGGCAACTGCTGTTCGACGCCAATGACCCGACCAAATTACTCGACCGGTCGGAAAACCATTTCATCAAACCCGACCAGCCGTATGAAATGGTTGGACAGGTAAATCAGGTTTGTTTTCTGGAAGGCATGGTGCCCTTTCGGGGCAAATGGTTTTTGTACTATGGCACAGCCGATTCAAAAATTGGCGTGGCTGTGGCAAAGCAGTAA
- a CDS encoding M61 family metallopeptidase: protein MHYRLSADPSHPHYIAVDAFLTDISAPEVELQLPAWRPGRYELQQFAKNIQRFEVVDGEGNPLISRKITKDRWRVQTNGTTVLTVRYNYYALLPTPNQLNAGSSFISDTLLYVNPVNLCIYAEERISESCTLELAIPDSWTIACGLSESDTQKTGSRTLYAADFYELVDCPLIAAPVIQDIQYELAGVTFHVWIQGGRRTDGDLTFSTERIIDDFSRFSAKQLELYGEFPEKEYHFLTLILPVPYYHGVEHRNSTVLVLGPNDEGEGLYQDLLGVSSHELFHAWNIIRIRPVELLPYDFTKENYFTTCFVAEGVTTYYGDLMLRQSGVFSDEAYLKELQVLFKRHFENNGQAFQSLTESSWDLWLDGYDKGVPDRKVSVYHKGAIAALILDLHIRQSTNHARSLDDVMRIMWERFGKPFVGYTLDDYRSITESVAGESLAWYYDLCIFGNQPLEAKLNEYLAWVGLLIAYEEPTPDQPGGIRLLELDNEDGRQQRAHWFGGFLSESTPDVHIHPISEEKLGKKVVAK, encoded by the coding sequence GCGCCGGAAGTTGAATTACAATTGCCCGCTTGGCGTCCGGGGCGTTATGAACTACAGCAGTTTGCGAAAAATATTCAGCGATTCGAGGTGGTTGATGGTGAGGGTAATCCGTTGATTTCTCGCAAAATTACGAAAGATCGCTGGCGGGTGCAGACAAATGGCACCACTGTATTAACAGTTCGGTACAATTATTATGCCCTGTTACCAACGCCTAACCAACTCAACGCGGGCAGTAGCTTTATCAGCGATACGCTCCTGTACGTAAATCCGGTCAACTTGTGTATATATGCCGAGGAGCGAATTTCGGAATCCTGTACCCTCGAATTAGCCATTCCCGATAGCTGGACGATCGCTTGTGGATTATCGGAATCGGACACGCAAAAAACGGGTTCGCGAACGCTCTACGCAGCCGATTTTTATGAACTGGTCGACTGTCCGCTCATAGCCGCCCCGGTAATTCAGGATATTCAATATGAACTAGCTGGAGTTACATTCCATGTCTGGATTCAAGGCGGACGCCGAACAGATGGTGACCTTACTTTTAGCACTGAGCGAATCATTGACGACTTTAGCCGGTTTTCGGCAAAACAGTTGGAACTGTACGGCGAATTCCCCGAAAAAGAATATCATTTTCTAACGCTTATTTTACCCGTTCCTTACTACCACGGCGTCGAGCACCGCAACTCGACGGTGTTGGTACTCGGCCCGAATGACGAGGGGGAGGGACTGTATCAGGATTTACTGGGCGTATCGTCGCACGAGTTGTTTCATGCCTGGAACATCATTCGAATTCGCCCCGTCGAGTTGTTGCCCTATGACTTTACCAAAGAAAACTACTTCACTACCTGTTTTGTGGCCGAGGGCGTAACGACTTACTACGGAGATTTAATGCTTCGGCAATCGGGGGTGTTTTCTGATGAAGCGTATCTGAAAGAATTGCAGGTCTTATTTAAGCGACATTTCGAGAACAACGGACAGGCGTTTCAGTCGTTGACCGAATCATCCTGGGATTTGTGGCTCGATGGTTATGACAAAGGTGTACCTGATCGCAAAGTGTCTGTGTATCATAAAGGGGCGATTGCCGCCCTGATTCTGGATTTGCACATCCGGCAATCGACAAACCACGCCCGTTCGCTGGATGATGTGATGCGGATCATGTGGGAACGCTTCGGCAAGCCTTTTGTAGGCTACACACTTGATGATTATCGGTCCATTACCGAATCGGTGGCGGGCGAATCGCTGGCCTGGTATTATGATTTATGTATTTTTGGTAATCAGCCGCTCGAAGCGAAATTAAACGAGTATCTTGCCTGGGTTGGTTTACTTATTGCGTATGAAGAGCCAACACCCGATCAGCCGGGTGGTATTCGGTTACTTGAGTTAGATAACGAAGATGGTCGTCAGCAACGGGCACACTGGTTTGGCGGATTTCTTAGCGAATCAACGCCCGATGTGCATATACACCCTATTTCCGAAGAAAAATTAGGCAAAAAAGTCGTAGCAAAATGA
- a CDS encoding GxxExxY protein: protein MPKLLHRELTDAIIGIYYDVFNELGYGFLERVYQNAMYAELKNEGFDVTAQQQIKVYYKGLLVGDYFADLLIDNCIILELKATESLAEEHEVQLLNYLRATDIEVGLLLNFGKKPEFKRLVYTNNRKRLRNC from the coding sequence ATGCCCAAACTACTTCATAGAGAACTGACCGATGCCATTATTGGCATCTACTACGATGTTTTCAATGAACTTGGTTATGGCTTCCTGGAGCGCGTCTATCAGAATGCGATGTACGCGGAACTGAAAAACGAAGGATTTGACGTAACGGCCCAGCAGCAAATAAAAGTATATTATAAGGGATTGCTGGTGGGCGATTATTTTGCAGATTTACTCATCGATAACTGTATCATACTAGAACTGAAAGCGACAGAGTCCCTTGCCGAAGAACACGAAGTTCAATTACTCAACTACCTCCGAGCTACGGATATTGAGGTCGGTCTACTACTTAATTTTGGCAAAAAGCCAGAGTTCAAGCGTCTGGTATACACCAATAACCGAAAGAGGTTAAGAAACTGCTGA
- a CDS encoding MFS transporter, with protein sequence MQTLSPPRVSYRPLFALPVIVSALGFFVDVYDMLIFSIVRVPSLQSLGLSEIDVSQAGTFILNCQQAGLVIGGFLWGALGDKRGRMSVLFGSIVTYSLTNIACGFVQDVNTYALLRFIAGVGLSGEIGAAIVLVSEILPKNIRSYGSSIVAGIGYLGAGVAYFTVEYFNWRTAFWVGGGMGIALLLLRVSVFESGVFSRMKSEHKEVSRGNFLYFFSSWPQAIKYLRCVSVGMPTWFVVGILATFANELGQALGIDEVVKPGRCVMMIYVGMAVGDLLSGPLSHWLKSRLKAITGLLLFGTLFCGIYLFGGIKTASGLYTVCLFAGLCTGYIAMYLTMVAELYGTNLRNTATTSVPSVVRGILIPMTLIFQALKPSMGALMAAGLLGIVVYGVSFWSLSRMDETFGKDLDFME encoded by the coding sequence ATGCAAACCCTCTCCCCTCCCCGCGTTTCCTACCGACCGTTATTTGCCTTACCTGTCATTGTGTCGGCACTGGGCTTCTTTGTCGATGTGTATGACATGTTGATTTTCAGCATTGTACGAGTGCCGAGTCTGCAATCGCTTGGTTTATCAGAAATAGACGTTTCGCAAGCTGGTACATTTATTCTCAATTGCCAGCAGGCGGGTCTGGTAATTGGCGGTTTTTTGTGGGGTGCCCTGGGCGACAAACGCGGTCGGATGTCGGTCCTGTTCGGAAGCATCGTTACCTATTCATTAACTAATATTGCCTGTGGTTTTGTGCAGGACGTGAATACCTACGCCCTCCTGCGGTTTATTGCTGGCGTTGGCCTGTCCGGCGAAATTGGTGCGGCCATTGTGCTGGTATCCGAAATTCTACCCAAGAACATTCGGAGCTATGGTTCGTCAATTGTGGCGGGCATTGGCTATCTCGGTGCGGGCGTAGCGTACTTTACTGTCGAATATTTCAACTGGCGCACGGCTTTCTGGGTAGGTGGCGGTATGGGTATTGCCCTGCTCCTGCTTCGGGTGAGCGTCTTTGAATCGGGGGTTTTCAGCCGCATGAAATCCGAGCATAAAGAAGTTAGCCGGGGAAATTTTCTGTACTTTTTCAGTAGTTGGCCACAAGCTATCAAGTATCTTCGGTGTGTGTCGGTAGGTATGCCGACCTGGTTTGTTGTTGGTATTCTGGCCACGTTTGCCAATGAACTTGGCCAAGCGCTGGGTATCGACGAAGTCGTAAAACCCGGTCGGTGCGTTATGATGATCTACGTCGGTATGGCCGTTGGTGATTTGCTCAGTGGTCCCCTGAGCCACTGGCTGAAATCGCGTCTGAAAGCTATTACGGGCCTGTTACTTTTTGGCACTCTGTTTTGTGGAATCTATCTATTTGGCGGCATCAAAACGGCGAGCGGCCTTTACACAGTGTGCTTATTTGCAGGCCTTTGCACAGGTTACATTGCTATGTATCTGACTATGGTGGCCGAGCTCTACGGCACCAACCTTCGCAATACGGCCACGACCTCTGTGCCTAGTGTTGTGCGTGGTATCCTAATTCCGATGACATTGATTTTCCAGGCTTTAAAGCCCTCGATGGGTGCTTTAATGGCGGCTGGTTTGTTGGGTATTGTTGTGTATGGTGTATCATTCTGGTCGCTGAGCCGAATGGATGAGACCTTCGGGAAAGATTTAGACTTTATGGAATGA
- a CDS encoding DUF389 domain-containing protein gives MHRSFQIQLSTDKTAAVLAHLLDIDEVIGVAFYPGSSHKPPGDALSVQLLNTGSDKVLRTLAECCGDSPYMVSTALTESIIEPNQAEKLENDADEAIWEEIESGMRHQGRVTPNFMLLMGLGGIMATIGLVSESTRQIMPFVAAAIIAPGFEPIAGMALAVVLRRWLVLGRALKSTLVGYSILIAASALTFLLLQFLGEADTSQFAASEEIHHLSHPSPADTLLSICGTLAGAIILSSFRKSVIAGALIAMVIINAAAMIGIGLACGRYDLAAEGLQRFGFDIVLILLSCGLVFWGKQQFFHHRRPVA, from the coding sequence ATGCATCGCTCGTTTCAGATTCAACTATCTACCGATAAAACAGCTGCTGTACTGGCCCATCTGCTCGACATTGATGAGGTAATTGGCGTAGCCTTTTATCCGGGCAGCTCTCATAAACCGCCGGGCGACGCCTTATCGGTGCAATTGCTCAATACAGGGTCCGATAAAGTGCTTCGAACACTAGCCGAATGTTGTGGCGATTCGCCCTATATGGTTAGCACAGCACTGACGGAGAGCATCATCGAACCAAACCAGGCCGAAAAGCTTGAGAACGATGCCGATGAAGCCATCTGGGAAGAGATTGAATCCGGCATGCGGCATCAGGGGCGGGTAACACCCAACTTTATGCTATTGATGGGCCTAGGCGGTATCATGGCAACCATTGGCCTTGTATCGGAGTCGACGCGTCAGATCATGCCCTTCGTAGCTGCCGCCATTATTGCTCCAGGTTTTGAACCTATAGCCGGTATGGCCCTGGCTGTGGTTCTACGTCGCTGGCTGGTATTAGGGCGAGCCCTCAAATCGACCCTGGTAGGATACAGCATTCTGATTGCAGCCTCAGCCTTGACATTTCTGCTTTTACAATTTCTTGGGGAAGCCGATACCAGCCAGTTTGCCGCCAGTGAGGAGATTCACCACCTGTCCCACCCTTCTCCCGCCGACACGTTACTGTCCATTTGCGGGACACTGGCCGGCGCCATTATCCTGTCGTCCTTTCGCAAGAGTGTCATTGCCGGTGCATTGATCGCTATGGTTATTATCAATGCAGCCGCTATGATTGGCATTGGTCTGGCCTGCGGTCGCTACGATCTGGCAGCAGAAGGATTGCAGCGCTTCGGATTCGACATAGTACTCATACTACTATCCTGCGGGCTGGTGTTCTGGGGAAAGCAGCAATTTTTCCATCATCGCCGACCCGTAGCCTAA
- a CDS encoding MFS transporter has protein sequence MQTSSSSPVSLRPLFALPVIVAALGYFVDVYDLLLFNIVRVPSLKELGLSEADISIIGGRILNFQQAGLLLGGIFWGILGDKRGRLSVLFGSIITYSLANIACGWVHDPQVYAILRFVAGLGLAGELGAGITLVSEILPPHLRGYGSSLVASVGLLGAVVAYFTVTLFDWRTTYFIGGSMGLGLLILRVSVFESGMFKRTQQTGVVRGNFWALFQGRERFLRYLRCMGLALPTYLVIGILATFGNEFGKALGITEAITPGRCVMFTYVGTVIGDLTSGLLSQYLRSRRKAIGLMMSLTFVFVIMYLFGGINSTGAFYALCLMMGFGIGYIAMFLTITAESFGTNLRATATTSVANNVRATTLLTIPAFQAMKPVIGVLEAGAVVAFICFALGYWSLATLGETFGKELDYTE, from the coding sequence ATGCAAACATCTTCCTCCTCACCCGTTTCCCTACGCCCCTTATTCGCACTCCCCGTCATTGTAGCGGCACTAGGGTATTTTGTCGATGTATATGACCTCCTGCTGTTCAACATTGTACGGGTGCCGAGCCTTAAAGAACTGGGTCTGTCAGAAGCCGACATTTCTATCATTGGCGGACGAATCCTGAACTTTCAACAGGCGGGCTTACTACTTGGCGGTATTTTTTGGGGTATTCTGGGCGATAAACGCGGTCGGCTGTCAGTGTTGTTTGGTAGCATTATCACGTACTCGCTGGCAAATATTGCCTGCGGCTGGGTGCATGACCCGCAGGTGTACGCCATCCTGCGGTTTGTAGCTGGTTTGGGACTTGCGGGTGAACTGGGCGCGGGTATTACACTGGTTAGCGAGATTTTACCACCCCATTTGCGCGGTTATGGTTCATCGCTGGTAGCGAGTGTTGGTCTGCTTGGTGCCGTAGTGGCCTACTTCACCGTTACTCTGTTCGATTGGCGTACAACCTATTTTATTGGCGGAAGCATGGGCCTTGGGCTGCTCATTTTGCGGGTGAGCGTCTTTGAATCAGGCATGTTCAAACGCACGCAGCAAACGGGCGTAGTCAGGGGTAATTTCTGGGCATTGTTCCAGGGGCGCGAACGGTTCCTGCGCTACCTCCGATGCATGGGACTAGCCCTGCCCACCTACCTCGTTATTGGCATTCTGGCCACGTTTGGCAATGAGTTTGGCAAGGCACTCGGCATTACCGAAGCCATCACGCCCGGCCGCTGTGTGATGTTTACGTATGTGGGCACCGTAATAGGCGATTTAACAAGCGGGCTGCTAAGTCAATATCTCCGCTCCCGCCGGAAAGCCATCGGCCTGATGATGAGCCTGACGTTTGTGTTTGTCATCATGTATTTATTTGGCGGCATCAACTCAACGGGTGCCTTTTATGCTCTTTGTCTGATGATGGGCTTTGGCATTGGCTACATTGCCATGTTCCTGACCATTACGGCCGAGAGTTTCGGTACCAACCTCCGCGCCACGGCTACAACATCCGTCGCGAACAACGTCCGCGCAACAACCTTACTCACCATCCCCGCTTTTCAGGCCATGAAGCCCGTTATCGGCGTTCTGGAAGCCGGTGCCGTAGTCGCCTTTATCTGCTTCGCTCTGGGCTACTGGTCGCTGGCAACACTAGGCGAGACATTTGGGAAAGAACTGGATTACACGGAGTAG
- a CDS encoding sodium:solute symporter family transporter, which translates to MNQLKQIDYIIFFLYFIGVSSYGYWIYKRKQTTKLDTKDFFLAEGSLTWWAIGASMIASNISAEQFIGMSGNGFTFGAAVAVYEWFAAIALIIVAVWFMPIYLKNHIYTMPQFLKTRYNETVSLIMAIFWLFLYVFVNLTSILFLGALAISTLVGGDSFHPIVIGLSLFAIVITLGGMKVIGYTDVIQVAVLIIGGLVTSYIALTLVSQKFGLGNDVIAGFSAMMGDADDHFHMIFEKPGPNTSQVDINKYLTLPGLAMYFAGIWIVNLNYWGCNQYITQRALGADLKTARTGILFAALLKIFMPLIVMLPGIAAYVLYKNGSLQNEMAPGGKLLADNAYSAILSFLPNGLKGLSMAALTAAIVASLAGKANSISTIFTLDIYQKYIKKDASQTQLVWVGRITIFAAMLLSIGLTWQDALGIGREGGFTFIQKYTGYLSPAIFAVFILGFFWKRTTGAAAVAGILGGFGLAVLFNNFAPSLFGNETLLYTAYPNGAGGYEIPFLICMGWAFFFTVLLMVVISLVGPAINPKAFAIDSSMFKLAPSATALAVIILLLITVLYVRLW; encoded by the coding sequence ATGAACCAACTTAAACAAATAGACTACATTATTTTCTTTCTGTACTTCATTGGTGTTTCCTCCTACGGATACTGGATTTACAAACGAAAACAAACTACCAAACTTGACACCAAAGATTTTTTTCTGGCCGAAGGGTCGTTAACCTGGTGGGCCATCGGAGCATCCATGATTGCCTCTAACATCTCGGCCGAGCAGTTCATTGGCATGTCGGGAAACGGCTTCACCTTTGGAGCCGCCGTTGCGGTATATGAATGGTTTGCGGCTATCGCCTTGATTATTGTGGCGGTCTGGTTCATGCCGATCTACCTCAAAAACCACATCTACACCATGCCGCAGTTCCTGAAAACGCGGTATAATGAAACGGTTAGTCTTATCATGGCCATTTTCTGGCTGTTCCTGTATGTATTCGTTAACCTGACCTCTATTCTTTTTCTGGGCGCACTGGCCATCAGCACGCTGGTTGGGGGCGATTCGTTTCACCCGATCGTTATTGGCCTTAGCCTCTTTGCGATCGTGATTACGCTGGGCGGTATGAAAGTAATTGGCTACACCGACGTAATTCAGGTAGCCGTTCTTATCATTGGTGGTCTGGTAACATCCTACATTGCACTTACGCTGGTAAGTCAGAAGTTCGGTTTGGGGAACGACGTTATTGCGGGTTTCTCGGCCATGATGGGCGATGCCGACGATCACTTCCACATGATTTTTGAAAAACCGGGGCCAAATACGTCGCAGGTCGACATTAATAAATACCTGACCTTACCCGGCCTTGCCATGTACTTCGCCGGTATCTGGATTGTGAACCTGAACTACTGGGGTTGCAACCAGTACATTACCCAACGCGCGTTGGGTGCCGATTTGAAAACGGCTCGTACAGGTATTCTCTTTGCGGCCCTGTTGAAAATCTTCATGCCGCTTATCGTAATGCTGCCGGGTATTGCGGCTTATGTGCTCTACAAAAATGGTAGCCTGCAAAACGAAATGGCTCCGGGCGGCAAACTCCTCGCCGATAATGCCTATTCAGCAATTTTGTCCTTCCTGCCAAACGGTCTGAAAGGGCTCTCGATGGCGGCCTTGACAGCAGCTATCGTGGCCTCGCTGGCGGGTAAAGCCAACTCGATCTCGACGATTTTCACCCTCGATATTTATCAGAAATACATCAAAAAAGACGCTTCCCAAACACAATTGGTGTGGGTTGGCCGTATCACTATTTTTGCCGCCATGCTGTTATCTATCGGCCTGACGTGGCAGGATGCACTGGGTATTGGTCGTGAAGGTGGGTTTACGTTCATTCAGAAATACACGGGCTACCTAAGTCCTGCCATTTTCGCGGTCTTTATTCTTGGCTTTTTCTGGAAGCGTACCACAGGTGCTGCCGCAGTAGCGGGTATTTTGGGTGGTTTTGGCCTGGCCGTATTGTTCAACAACTTCGCTCCTTCGCTGTTTGGTAACGAAACCCTGTTGTACACGGCTTATCCGAATGGTGCGGGTGGGTATGAAATTCCCTTCCTGATTTGTATGGGCTGGGCGTTTTTCTTTACGGTATTACTGATGGTGGTGATTAGCCTTGTAGGACCAGCCATCAACCCTAAAGCGTTTGCCATCGATTCGAGTATGTTCAAACTAGCCCCATCGGCAACGGCTCTGGCAGTTATTATCCTGCTGCTCATTACGGTGCTATACGTTCGACTCTGGTAA
- a CDS encoding amidase, which translates to MQTSRSKTLSFEEYVKHDATALAELVRKGEVTPTELLETAIARAEAVNPQLNAIVTPLYDKGREIANQLPETGPFRGVPYLLKDLELEWAGTPIKSGCRGFQDYVSATDSESVKRLKAAGLVFFGKTNTPEFGLTPYTESQLYGPAHNPWKTTHSPGGSSGGSAASVAAGIVPAASASDGGGSIRIPASCCGLFGLKPSRGRITLGPRYGEMWGGAVTAHAVTRSVRDSAGLLDVMAGGPTYRPLAGDPYSIAPPVRPFADEVGREPGKLRIAFSTQTLIASQPVDPICITAVRETARLLESLGHTVEEIPLPYEKTLVTQAFFLNVLSETAATLRELGTYLGRPVRRDDVELNTWAQARLAEGFSAADAAYQKRRWNTLNRSMGQLHETYDLFLTPTLPRPPIPIGTFQNTESEKRLLKLVDSLGGLKYMNGSKTVNDLAERSLGYISFAVITNMTGQPSMSVPLYWSEDGLPIGVMFAAKQGDEATLLRLAGQLEQAQPWFNKRPAL; encoded by the coding sequence ATGCAAACGTCCCGCTCAAAAACCCTGTCTTTCGAGGAATACGTCAAACACGATGCAACGGCTTTAGCTGAACTGGTTCGCAAGGGCGAGGTTACACCTACCGAACTGCTCGAAACGGCCATTGCGCGTGCTGAAGCCGTTAATCCACAACTCAACGCTATTGTAACACCCCTGTACGATAAGGGCCGGGAGATAGCGAATCAGTTGCCGGAAACAGGACCGTTTCGCGGAGTGCCGTATCTACTGAAAGATCTGGAACTTGAGTGGGCTGGAACGCCAATAAAATCAGGCTGTAGAGGTTTTCAAGATTATGTGTCAGCTACCGACAGTGAGAGCGTTAAACGCCTGAAAGCGGCCGGACTCGTGTTTTTCGGTAAGACAAACACGCCGGAGTTTGGCCTGACGCCCTATACGGAGTCGCAATTGTATGGTCCGGCACATAATCCCTGGAAAACAACCCATTCGCCAGGTGGGTCAAGTGGGGGTTCGGCGGCTTCGGTGGCGGCAGGGATTGTTCCGGCGGCATCGGCATCAGATGGGGGCGGGTCAATCCGGATTCCGGCGTCCTGCTGCGGGCTGTTTGGCTTAAAGCCCTCACGCGGTCGTATTACCCTCGGTCCGCGCTATGGCGAAATGTGGGGTGGAGCCGTAACGGCTCATGCCGTTACGCGAAGCGTTCGCGATAGCGCAGGTTTGCTGGATGTCATGGCTGGCGGTCCAACGTACCGGCCATTGGCGGGTGATCCGTATAGCATAGCTCCGCCTGTTCGACCATTCGCCGATGAAGTGGGCCGGGAGCCGGGTAAGTTGCGGATTGCTTTTTCTACACAGACATTGATAGCCTCGCAACCCGTTGATCCGATTTGTATTACTGCCGTTCGGGAAACGGCCAGATTACTGGAAAGCCTGGGCCATACAGTCGAGGAAATCCCCTTGCCCTACGAGAAAACGCTGGTTACGCAGGCTTTTTTTCTGAATGTCCTGAGCGAAACAGCCGCCACACTTAGGGAGTTGGGCACTTATCTGGGTCGTCCGGTTCGGCGAGACGATGTGGAATTGAATACATGGGCACAGGCTCGACTGGCCGAGGGTTTTTCTGCTGCCGATGCAGCTTATCAGAAGCGTCGCTGGAATACCCTTAATCGAAGCATGGGCCAACTGCACGAAACCTATGACCTGTTCTTAACGCCAACTTTACCACGACCACCCATTCCCATCGGAACGTTTCAGAATACAGAGTCGGAGAAACGCCTGCTTAAACTGGTCGATTCGCTGGGTGGGTTGAAATACATGAACGGCAGCAAAACAGTAAATGATCTGGCAGAGCGTTCGTTGGGATACATCTCATTTGCGGTCATTACGAACATGACAGGTCAGCCATCCATGTCGGTTCCGTTGTACTGGTCGGAAGATGGATTGCCTATAGGGGTGATGTTTGCTGCCAAACAAGGTGATGAAGCCACTTTGTTGCGGTTGGCCGGGCAATTGGAACAGGCGCAGCCGTGGTTTAATAAACGGCCTGCGTTGTAG